A portion of the Naumovozyma castellii chromosome 2, complete genome genome contains these proteins:
- the PEX32 gene encoding Pex32p (ancestral locus Anc_8.592) — protein sequence MSQTDKKLNAFHAKFIPSHPEQTSLRKRLSPTMTISLSKMYPVLLLLDNCLNNILWLNNTHYHYFNNVILLILSLNFLIADRTSQSLYSILILWVGLLSTELLIMSIVYYCITLSNDLETDEPPTLEDIFNLIDAITHKLHILKEESIVSKLQIDSKLSIIIIVGVTSIIQWALMSCIAVKRYVISYLIFCSIYHSDWVQATLRLLWRSGYIRNVIHLVDRFKKKRPIKSLKDLISIQEIKSNESRLKVSDLEIMESYMDIIHLEQTDSVKVLELTIWENQRKWNGKGWFTKLFSYERGPFSIFDAGQTVLDCKAPLKFEDGLFDGWTWLDKKWEINDWVYFDSCWNLVGSKDSLQCYTRSRKWVRRILQLESNNESKKNV from the coding sequence ATGTCACAAACTgacaagaaattgaatgcATTCCATGCCAAATTCATACCATCTCATCCCGAACAAACTTCCTTAAGAAAAAGGCTATCACCAACCATGACTATAAGTCTTTCCAAGATGTACCCTGTTCTCCTATTACTGGACAATTGCTTAAACAATATCCTATGGTTGAATAATACACATTACCATTATTTTAACAATGTTATCCTTCTAATTCTATCGTTGAACTTCCTCATTGCCGATAGAACATCCCAATCACTTTACTCTATTCTCATATTATGGGTTGGGCTTCTCTCCACAGAACTGCTTATAATGTCTATCGTTTATTATTGCATTACACTATCTAATGATCTAGAGACGGATGAACCACCCACTTTAGAAGacatattcaatttaatagACGCTATTACACATAAATTGCACATATTGAAGGAGGAATCGATTGTGTCGAAATTACAGATAGATTCAAAACTAtctatcatcattattgtCGGGGTCACATCCATTATTCAATGGGCTCTGATGAGTTGCATCGCTGTTAAGAGATACGTGATTTCCTATTTGATATTCTGTTCCATTTATCATTCTGATTGGGTTCAAGCAACGTTAAGATTACTTTGGAGGTCAGGCTATATTAGAAATGTTATACATCTGGTAGATAgattcaagaagaagagacCGATTAAGAGTTTGAAAGATCTGATATCTATACAGGAGATTAAATCCAATGAGAGCCGTCTCAAAGTTTCTGATTTGGAAATCATGGAATCGTATATGGATATCATACATCTGGAGCAGACAGATTCTGTGAAAGTTTTAGAATTAACAATTTGggaaaatcaaagaaaatggaatGGAAAGGGTTGGTTTACAAAATTATTCTCCTATGAACGTGGTcccttttcaatatttgatgCAGGACAGACAGTATTGGATTGTAAAGCTCCActaaaatttgaagatggatTGTTTGATGGATGGACTTGGTTAGATAAGAAGTGGGAAATTAATGATTGGGTTTATTTCGATTCTTGTTGGAATTTAGTTGGCTCCAAAGATTCTTTACAATGCTATACGAGATCAAGGAAATGGGTGAGAAGAATACTACAATTAGAATCAAACAAtgaatcaaagaaaaatgtttaA
- the SSE2 gene encoding adenyl-nucleotide exchange factor SSE2 (ancestral locus Anc_8.590) — protein sequence MSTPFGLDFGNNTSVLAVARNRGIDVIVNEVSNRSTPTLVGFGPKNRYLGEAAKTKETSNVKNTVRNLKRIIGLEYDDKEEFSKEAKFSTSKLVKLDDGKVGAQVQLAGEQQTFSAVQLSAMFFNRVKNTVQVETKSAINDVCIAVPVWYSEEQRYNVADAAKIAGLNPVRIVNDITAAGVSYGVFKTDLPEGDAKPRIVAFVDIGHANYTCSIMSFKKGELKVLGTAFDKHFGGRDFDHAITEHFADEFKTKYKIDIRTNAKAYNRVMIAAEKVKKVLSANTTSPISVESVMDDIDCSSQLSRDELEELVKPLLQRVTEPITKALAQAKLTTKDIDFVEIIGGTTRIPTLKDSISKAFDKPLSTTLNQDEAIAKGAAFICAIHSPTLRVRPFKFEDLHNYSVSYSWDKQVEDEDHLEVFPGNSTFPSTKLITLYRTEDFKMKAYYSHSKHLPRGVSKNIAKWDIKGIKLDDGQESVPVKLKLRCDPSGFHIIEDAYTLEDVTVKEEIPLPDDAPEDAEPEYKEVTKTIKKDKLQIIPHTFALGSHILNSLIEKENDMYNQDKLVAETEDRKNALEEYIYNLRSKLEGDYADFASDEEKSKLRDMLDKAEDWLYDEGDDTTKAKYVAKYEELASIGNVIKGRYMAKEQEKIDALKAKEEAKKAAAMAEKLAAEAKAKKEEKTEEETPELDADGDMDLD from the coding sequence ATGAGCACACCTTTTGGTTTAGACTTCGGGAACAACACCTCCGTGCTTGCAGTGGCAAGAAATAGAGGGATCGACGTTATCGTTAATGAAGTATCTAACCGTTCCACACCAACATTGGTCGGGTTTGGCCCCAAGAATAGATATTTGGGGGAAGCCGCTAAGACCAAGGAAACTTCTAACGTGAAGAATACAGTACGTAACTTGAAAAGAATCATCGGGTTAGAGTATGACGACAAGGAGGAATTCTCCAAGGAGGCCAAATTTTCCACTTCAAAATTAGTCAAATTGGATGATGGTAAAGTTGGTGCTCAAGTGCAACTAGCTGGTGAACAACAGACCTTTTCAGCAGTACAATTGAGTGCTATGTTCTTCAACAGAGTGAAAAACACCGTCCAAGTGGAGACTAAATCAGCCATAAATGACGTTTGTATCGCCGTACCTGTTTGGTACTCCGAGGAACAACGTTATAATGTTGCAGATGCCGCTAAGATTGCTGGTTTGAATCCTGTGAGAATCGTTAATGATATTACCGCAGCTGGTGTCTCATACGGGGTCTTTAAGACAGATTTACCCGAGGGAGATGCTAAGCCAAGAATCGTTGCCTTTGTCGACATTGGTCATGCTAATTATACTTGTTCCATTATGTCCTTCAAGAAGGGAGAATTGAAGGTGTTAGGGACTGCATTTGATAAACATTTTGGTGGGAGAGATTTCGATCATGCTATTACTGAACATTTTGCTGATGAATTCAAGACTAAGTATAAGATTGATATTAGAACCAATGCAAAGGCTTACAATAGAGTGATGATTGCAGCTGAGAAAGTGAAGAAGGTTTTGTCAGCAAATACTACTTCTCCAATTTCAGTCGAATCTGTTAtggatgatattgattgtTCCTCTCAACTTTCTCGtgatgaattggaagaattggTAAAGCCTTTATTGCAACGCGTTACTGAACCAATCACTAAGGCCTTAGCCCAAGCAAAATTAACCACTAAGGACATTGACTTTGTGGAAATCATTGGTGGTACTACTCGTATTCCAACTTTAAAGGATTCGATATCAAAGGCATTCGATAAGCCATTATCTACCACCTTAAATCAAGATGAGGCAATTGCTAAGGGTGCCGCTTTTATTTGTGCTATTCATTCCCCAACTTTGAGAGTCAGACCATTTAAATTTGAGGACCTTCATAATTATTCCGTTTCCTATTCTTGGGATAAACAAGTGGAGGACGAAGATCACTTAGAAGTCTTCCCCGGTAATTCTACGTTCCCATCAACAAAACTCATTACACTATATCGTACAGAAGATTTTAAGATGAAGGCCTATTATTCTCATTCGAAACATTTGCCTAGAGGCgtttccaaaaatattgCCAAATGGGATATCAAGGGAATCAAGCTGGATGATGGTCAAGAATCCGTCCCAGTCAAATTAAAGTTGAGATGTGACCCATCAGGCTTCCACATCATCGAAGATGCGTATACTTTAGAAGATGTCACAGTCAAGGAGGAAATTCCATTGCCGGATGACGCACCAGAAGATGCAGAACCTGAATACAAAGAAGTGACAAAGACGATTAAGAAGGATAAATTACAAATAATTCCACATACTTTTGCCCTGGGTTCTCATATCTTAAActcattaattgaaaaggaaaatgatatGTATAACCAAGATAAATTAGTTGCTGAAACAGAAGATCGTAAAAATGCTCTTGAAGAATACATCTACAATTTACGTTCCAAATTGGAAGGTGACTATGCCGATTTTGCCTCCGATGAAGAAAAGTCTAAATTGAGAGATATGTTAGACAAAGCCGAAGACTGGTTATATGATGAAGGTGATGATACCACCAAAGCCAAATATGTTGCTAAATATGAAGAATTGGCATCTATTGGTAATGTCATCAAGGGTAGATATATGGCTAAGGAACAAGAGAAAATTGATGCCTTAAAGgcaaaagaagaagctaAGAAGGCTGCAGCAATGGCAGAAAAACTGGCTGCCGAGGCCAAGGccaagaaagaagaaaaaacagaagaagaaacaccTGAACTTGATGCTGATGGTGACATGGACCTTGATTAG
- the NPL4 gene encoding nuclear protein localization protein 4 (ancestral locus Anc_8.589), translating into MLIRFRSKDGMQRVSCEPTDTFGTLLDKLLPHLSANVEPTSITVDNKPGSAGNSVLELIGRTVADLGLNHGDIVYVNYQEKEVNTEGPASGSLAITPVGLSAKKAHSAPIKELEVDEVLDKKPGLIPRKRSNLCKHGDKGMCEYCSPLPPWDKGYHEENNIKHISFHSYLKKLNAATNKKESGSSYIAPLSQPNFKIDKHCTNGHEPWPRGICSKCQPSAITLQQQEFRMVDHVEFQNSELINQFIESWRYTGMQRFAYMYGSYVEYDSTPLGIKALVEVIYEPPQHDEQDGLTMDMEQVTKEMEQCDKMAAQMGLSRIGLIFTDLTDAGNGDGSVFCKRHKDSFFLSSLEVIMSAKHQLRHPNTSKYSEQGIFSSKFVTCVVSGNLEGEIDISSYQVSTDAEALVDASMIGGSTHPSMAYINETTKDRYVPEIFYMRKNEYGLTVKENAKPAFPVDYLLVSLTHGFPRDASETTGKFLTVGGFPWANRQSMGQSQDYQELKKYLYRAATSGDFNELHKKISNFHLLLYIHTLQILSDEEWKLLITAAVAPTDSFENSLLPLISSGGWQTLVLILQESS; encoded by the coding sequence ATGTTAATTAGATTCAGATCTAAGGATGGGATGCAAAGAGTATCATGTGAACCCACAGATACTTTTGGCACATTATTAGACAAACTACTTCCACATTTAAGTGCAAATGTGGAACCTACCTCCATTACGGTGGATAACAAGCCCGGGTCTGCTGGCAATTCCGTTCTGGAACTCATTGGGAGAACAGTAGCTGATCTTGGATTGAATCATGGGGATATTGTGTACGTTAATTACCAAGAGAAGGAGGTGAATACTGAAGGTCCGGCATCGGGTTCATTAGCAATAACACCCGTTGGTTTATCTGCTAAGAAAGCTCATTCAGCTCCTATCAAGGAATTAGAAGTTGATGAGGTGTTAGATAAGAAACCAGGATTGATCCCACGGAAGAGATCTAACCTTTGCAAGCACGGTGATAAGGGAATGTGTGAATATTGTTCACCATTACCGCCTTGGGATAAAGGATACCATGAGGAGAACAATATCAAACATATTTCCTTCCATtcatatttaaagaaattgaatgctGCTACTAATAAGAAGGAATCTGGTAGTTCGTACATTGCTCCATTGTCTCAaccaaatttcaagatCGACAAGCATTGTACTAATGGTCATGAACCATGGCCTCGTGGTATTTGTTCCAAATGCCAACCTTCAGCGATTACTTTACAACAACAGGAATTTAGAATGGTTGACCACGTGGAATTCCAAAACAGTGAACTGATCAatcaatttattgaatCCTGGAGATACACCGGGATGCAACGATTCGCTTACATGTATGGATCGTACGTGGAGTACGACTCCACTCCCCTGGGGATCAAGGCGTTAGTGGAAGTAATATATGAACCACCTCAACATGATGAGCAAGATGGGCTGACTATGGATATGGAACAAGTTACGAAAGAGATGGAACAATGTGATAAAATGGCCGCACAGATGGGACTAAGTCGTATCGGACTAATATTTACAGATTTGACAGATGCTGGGAATGGCGATGGGTCCGTATTTTGCAAGAGACATAAGGATTCCTTTTTCTTGTCTTCACTAGAAGTCATAATGAGTGCCAAACATCAATTGAGACACCCTAATACCAGCAAATATAGTGAACAAGGAATATTTTCCTCGAAATTTGTTACATGTGTTGTGTCAGGTAATCTAGAAGGTGAAATTGACATTTCGAGTTACCAAGTGTCCACGGATGCAGAAGCTCTAGTGGATGCAAGCATGATTGGTGGATCTACACACCCATCGATGGCATACATAAATGAAACGACGAAGGATCGCTATGTACCTGAGATATTCTACATGAGGAAGAACGAATACGGATTGACCGTGAAGGAAAACGCCAAACCGGCGTTCCCCGTGGATTACTTGCTAGTGTCATTGACTCATGGGTTCCCCAGGGATGCCTCAGAGACCACAGGCAAGTTCCTCACGGTGGGTGGGTTCCCCTGGGCAAACAGACAGTCCATGGGTCAATCGCAAGACTACCAAGAGTTGAAGAAGTACCTGTACAGAGCTGCCACCTCGGGCGACTTCAACGAGTTGCATAAGAAGATCTCTAACTTCCATCTGCTGCTATACATCCACACGCTCCAAATCCTGAGCGATGAGGAGTGGAAACTGCTAATCACTGCAGCAGTGGCTCCTACAGACTCCTTCGAGAACTCGCTGTTGCCATTGATCTCCAGTGGAGGCTGGCAGACATTGGTGTTGATCTTGCAAGAATCCTCCTAG
- the SEC66 gene encoding Sec63 complex subunit SEC66 (ancestral locus Anc_8.588) yields MESNGTYSNSTYEDTFNGTHSNGTFFTDEETANEVPLPSVSFYTPIIYTAILLISLLIFASQYKKRQIKKRTALPSIFDEDDARDLYLEIKKISETENVHEKVLKAALLNRGAEAIRRSLKLKELEPQIELIYKNGSVGEEYWQRFQNEVKLVDLEFKQCLMEAESLQAGWVQLFVGNCREICFNQAMTRRYDAITKRKEVCIKEWELKVNDEGRLIQ; encoded by the coding sequence ATGGAATCCAACGGAACCTATAGTAATAGCACTTACGAGGACACGTTTAATGGGACACATTCAAATGGGACTTTTTTCacagatgaagaaactgCAAATGAAGTACCATTGCCAAGTGTTTCATTCTATACACCAATAATATACACTGCCATCCTattgatttcattattaatatttgcCTCTCAATATAAGAAAAGACAAATCAAGAAGCGTACTGCCTTGCCCTCTAtctttgatgaagatgatgcTCGTGACTTATACTTGGAAATTAAGAAGATTAGTGAAACTGAAAATGTTCACGAAAAGGTATTGAAAGCTGCTCTGTTAAATAGAGGTGCAGAAGCCATCAGAAGATCgttgaaattgaaggaatTGGAACCACAAATTGAATTGATTTATAAGAATGGGTCCGTGGGTGAAGAATATTGGCAACGTTTCCAAAATGAAGTTAAGTTGGTggatttggaatttaaGCAATGTTTAATGGAAGCTGAAAGTTTGCAAGCTGGTTGGGTTCAATTATTTGTGGGGAATTGTAGAGAAATATGTTTTAATCAAGCCATGACTAGACGTTACGATGCTATTACCAAACGTAAAGAGGTTTGCATTAAGGAATGGGAATTGAAAGTCAATGATGAAGGTAGATTAATTCAATAG
- the SMY2 gene encoding Smy2p (ancestral locus Anc_8.587) codes for MNFNYQSLSGNRKDSSNLSNLDSLQFELESLNINHNDNDLANTTVAPSSNDPFFSTGTPTTPSIQNNNLANALAASQMPLSRSSSLLDSLPGSTSTSSPFMNAVNMSTTTPNINNNNNVTNLSTWSTQATLSSRAATPLASTQDYPYAQQQQQYYYPQQPQLQSQSQWKYVDTTGQIQGPFHTGEMTSWYAHGFFNPSLQIARVMDFNSSVITELEHEKFISLGELILLGNDSADPFGGVDRLISLRQLQQSTNTNPSSTSTTTTTTTTNSNEAKKDANENVLRLKQKKKQEEEQRQQREAKEKELARKEKLKEQQELARKQKLAEEAEAKAKEAAAAAAAGQRLEETKLEQEKLKKAAAAVTDIPASTDTQNEPNEESLEKQFDSRFVEEQKKIWEAMERSSKVSKQPPSNDNEWTKVTNKPSTKPLGTSTTTIPTPIVKTKIPVAPTTVTTTLPSSYNNNSVSPRQTFLKWCKSQMKLNAGISTNNVLEVLLSLPPGQESKEIIADTIYSNSAVMDGKRFAAEFTKRCIECEKQPHDPLSWTEALAALGTDDDNDDWEFQVVSKKKGKKY; via the coding sequence ATGAACTTCAATTATCAATCTCTTTCTGGAAACAGAAAGGATTCTTCAAACTTGTCCAATCTAGATTCTTTGCAATTTGAACTGGAAAGTCTAAACATTAAtcataatgataatgatttagCAAATACTACCGTGGCCCCAAGTTCCAATGATCCCTTCTTCTCTACGGGGACGCCGACCACGCCTTccattcaaaataataacttAGCTAACGCATTAGCAGCTTCTCAAATGCCATTGAGTAGATCATCATCTCTATTGGACTCGTTACCAGGTTCAACATCCACCTCATCACCATTTATGAATGCTGTGAACATGTCCACCACTACTCCCAACattaacaataataataacgtAACCAATTTGTCAACATGGTCCACTCAAGCTACATTATCATCAAGGGCAGCTACACCACTTGCATCTACACAAGATTACCCATACgctcaacaacaacaacagtaCTACTATCCTCAGCAACCACAATTACAATCCCAATCCCAATGGAAATATGTAGATACCACGGGACAAATCCAAGGACCATTCCACACTGGGGAAATGACATCTTGGTATGCACATGGTTTTTTCAATCCATCTTTACAAATTGCCAGAGTGATGGACTTCAATTCATCTGTGATTACGGAATTAGAACATGAGAAATTTATCTCTTTGGGCGAATTGATCCTGTTAGGGAATGATTCCGCTGATCCGTTTGGTGGTGTGGATAGATTAATCTCTTTGCGCCAACTGCAACAATCCACCAACACAAACCCCAGCAGCACTagcaccaccaccaccaccaccacgACAAACAGTAATGAAGCAAAGAAGGATGCTAATGAAAATGTCTTGAGGTTaaaacagaagaaaaaacaagaagaagaacaaagacAACAACGTGAAGCTAAGGAAAAGGAACTAGCGagaaaagagaaattaaaggaacAGCAAGAATTAGCAAGAAAGCAAAAGTTGGCTGAAGAAGCAGAAGCAAAAGCAAAGGAGGCTGCTGCTGCCGCTGCCGCTGGACAAAGACTGGAGGAGACGAAGTTGGAACAAgagaaactgaaaaaagCCGCAGCTGCCGTTACTGATATTCCAGCCTCTACCGACACACAAAATGAACCTAATGAGGAATCTCTCGAAAAGCAATTCGATTCCAGGtttgttgaagaacaaaagaaaatctGGGAAGCCATGGAACGTTCTTCTAAGGTTTCCAAACAACCACCAtctaatgataatgaatggACTAAGGTAACAAATAAACCAAGCACTAAGCCTCTTGGAACCTCGACAACAACGATCCCAACTCCTATTGTAAAGACCAAAATACCTGTTGCACCCACAACGGTAACCACAACTCTTCCATCTTCTTACAATAACAACTCTGTATCCCCTCGTCAAACATTCTTAAAATGGTGCAAGTCccaaatgaaattgaatgcAGGAATTTCAACTAATAACGTTCTTGAAGTGCTATTAAGTTTACCCCCAGGACAAGAATCTAAGGAGATTATTGCTGATACCATTTATTCTAATAGTGCAGTCATGGATGGTAAAAGATTTGCCGCTGAATTTACAAAGAGATGTATTGAATGTGAAAAACAACCTCATGATCCATTAAGTTGGACTGAAGCCCTTGCGGCCCTTGGaactgatgatgataatgacgATTGGGAATTTCAAGTTGTGAGTAAAAAAAAGGGAAAGAAGTACTGA
- the UMP1 gene encoding Ump1p (ancestral locus Anc_8.586) encodes MNVVPPSNFQSTVATDKNTEVTSIATHGALPDTLRQQQGGAVPLASQLNDRHPLQNRVTNWDQNEHKRQLEQYRQIFGIAAPMKREMELQIVDKTDFNPLSQGATASSIHHDILLNKDASIDWEDIYPETALNQSTMMVGMDVHSKIEKQLGI; translated from the coding sequence ATGAACGTTGTACCTCCAAGTAACTTCCAATCCACAGTCGCCACCGACAAGAACACTGAGGTGACCTCCATTGCCACCCATGGTGCCCTCCCTGACACCTTACGCCAGCAACAAGGTGGTGCAGTCCCATTAGCCTCCCAATTGAACGATAGACATCCATTGCAGAATAGAGTCACCAACTGGGACCAGAACGAACACAAGAGACAACTGGAACAATATCGTCAAATATTCGGTATTGCCGCCCCCATGAAGAGAGAAATGGAATTACAAATTGTAGATAAGACAGATTTCAACCCCTTGAGTCAAGGAGCCACTGCATCCTCGATACATCACGATATACTACTCAATAAGGATGCATCCATCGATTGGGAAGACATATATCCGGAAACCGCCCTCAATCAATCGACCATGATGGTTGGGATGGACGTCCATTCCAAGATCGAAAAACAATTAGGCATCTAG
- the SWD3 gene encoding Swd3p (ancestral locus Anc_8.585), which produces MFTTLLSIPLLEESRGHCTCARFSPNGRLIAVTQLTQILIYDLQTRAIHSIIPTSHVAPISEVAWSPDNQCLASASDDFTIEITHLTHGCLHRLMGHTAPVISLTYNDSGNLLFTSSMDESIKIWDTFHGAILKTISAHSESVVSLSICPDRDSSVLASGSFDGLIRLFDTRTGHCLKTLTYDKDWKSDDGVVPISQVRFSPNGKFLLVSSFDGIVKIWDCVRGYVVRTFKPSDGESVALKHCCGIDFLAQEGSNSEKLPTPLVVSGYETGQIYCWDSNTKELLYSSANDDLHHVNSPIMSIHCYKNLMCSLSLNGECYVWQWTP; this is translated from the coding sequence ATGTTTACAACGCTACTGAGCATTCCCCTTCTCGAGGAATCCAGGGGACATTGTACTTGTGCTCGGTTCTCCCCCAATGGCCGTCTCATAGCCGTTACTCAATTGACCCAGATCCTCATCTACGACCTGCAAACCAGAGCCATCCATTCCATCATACCGACATCCCATGTGGCTCCTATCTCTGAAGTAGCATGGTCACCCGACAACCAGTGTCTCGCTTCCGCATCAGACGATTTTACAATCGAGATAACCCATCTGACACACGGTTGTCTCCATAGACTGATGGGCCACACAGCACCTGTCATCTCTTTAACTTACAACGATTCAGGCAACTTACTCTTTACATCCTCCATGGATGAGAGTATCAAGATTTGGGACACGTTCCACGGCGCCATCCTGAAGACCATTTCTGCTCATTCGGAGTCCGTTGTGTCATTGAGCATATGTCCTGATAGAGACTCCAGCGTGCTAGCTTCTGGATCCTTTGATGGGCTTATTAGGTTGTTCGATACGAGGACGGGTCATTGTTTGAAGACGTTGACATACGATAAAGATTGGAAGAGTGACGATGGGGTGGTACCCATCTCCCAGGTGAGGTTCTCGCCCAATGGGAAATTCTTGTTGGTCAGTTCCTTCGATGGGATCGTGAAAATTTGGGATTGTGTGAGAGGGTACGTGGTGAGGACCTTTAAACCCTCTGATGGTGAGAGTGTCGCATTGAAACATTGCTGTGGGATAGATTTCTTGGCACAAGAAGGCTCAAATAGCGAAAAACTCCCGACACCCTTGGTGGTTAGTGGGTATGAGACGGGACAAATTTATTGTTGGGACTCGAACACTAAAGAGTTGCTGTATAGTTCTGCGAACGATGATTTGCATCATGTCAATTCCCCCATTATGAGCATCCATTGTTACAAGAATTTGATGTGTAGCTTGTCTCTTAATGGGGAATGCTATGTATGGCAATGGACACCCTAA
- the ECM31 gene encoding 3-methyl-2-oxobutanoate hydroxymethyltransferase (ancestral locus Anc_8.583) produces the protein MLSSMNLLKTGGRSLLTAQKFVLRAYPYRPYSSQPSPDLKRPITIPDIHSKYAKGVPITMCTAYDYITATWAQRAHSDMILVGDSLAMTSLGYPSTTTISLQEFQYHVKSVCRSQGTSLIVADMPFGSFEKSIPYAIGNAIDMMKLDENVTSVKLEVGLHTKDHYTPQLIKELSARGIPVMGHIGLTPQRAHSLGGFKVQANKDMNDVKELLETAKLLQSVGCWSMVLECVPHKVATWIQSQLRIPVIGIGAGNGTAGQVLVVSDLLGMLGTSVPKFVKQYESLEEKAVKAIEDYRTGVAEKTFPENSIHTFKIKEEQWQDFLKQQEDI, from the coding sequence ATGTTGTCTTCAATGAACCTACTAAAGACAGGAGGAAGATCACTACTAACAGCTCAAAAGTTTGTCCTTCGAGCATACCCATACCGTCCATACTCATCCCAGCCATCACCGGATCTAAAACGACCTATAACCATCCCAGACAttcattccaaatatgCCAAAGGGGTTCCAATCACAATGTGCACAGCATACGACTACATCACAGCTACTTGGGCGCAAAGGGCTCATTCAGATATGATTCTAGTGGGTGACTCTCTCGCAATGACATCTTTGGGGTATCCATCTACTACGACAATCTCTCTACAGGAATTCCAATACCACGTCAAGTCTGTCTGTAGAAGTCAAGGGACTTCGTTGATAGTGGCTGATATGCCTTTTGgctcatttgaaaaaagcATCCCCTATGCCATTGGTAATGCTATTgatatgatgaaattggATGAGAATGTCACATCGGTGAAATTGGAGGTCGGGTTGCATACCAAGGATCATTACACTCCACAGTTAATAAAGGAATTATCTGCTAGGGGGATCCCGGTTATGGGTCACATCGGGTTGACTCCCCAAAGGGCACATTCATTAGGCGGGTTTAAAGTACAGGCTAATAAGGATATGAATGACGTGAAGGAGTTATTGGAGACCGCAAAATTGTTACAAAGTGTGGGGTGCTGGTCCATGGTACTGGAATGTGTTCCACATAAGGTCGCTACATGGATTCAATCACAATTGAGGATCCCAGTTATTGGCATTGGTGCCGGTAATGGGACTGCTGGGCAAGTGTTAGTTGTATCTGATTTATTAGGTATGTTGGGAACATCGGTACCTAAATTTGTAAAACAATATGAATCACTTGAGGAAAAAGCTGTGAAAGCTATAGAGGATTATCGTACGGGTGTTGCTGAAAAAACGTTCCCAGAGAACTCAATACAtactttcaaaattaaagagGAGCAATGGCAAGATTTTCTAAAGCAACAGGAAGATATTTAA